Proteins encoded together in one Candidatus Zixiibacteriota bacterium window:
- a CDS encoding MotA/TolQ/ExbB proton channel family protein, translating into MALFIILIISFSVSSAQDNPNKYQICFVGVDARGEHSEGFLFWKETKVNYQVSWKLCDSSGRDAEINTLNYKIYCWAEKDSLSDHDSKTSLDIGGGSMAVFENRLAKTQYIFRVDGVNNNGRLVVKSQIARSIFPTPKGGGNGTIKVNLFSFTEFMKVYDESTDLGRASFILIFLFFIIACLFIVRCFWIMRPTRLFPTEMELKEKIDDIYDKIYTDGNSSPVNPAQTKELLQRLMSTREQSWGVHARKVLGKLPFYPNFPKRSHEKLTDFGDLPTITIVKDGLKQHKNIPDRQCIQEYLDRTIEAEAARLKKRGFIDWLWSLGYTEPLLGLYGTVTGLVSAFANYGSDPAKFAPGISEALWTTVYGLTTGIILMLAHYYFSNKLDRVITTWEEMSLKLAKECDKL; encoded by the coding sequence ATGGCACTATTTATCATCCTGATTATCTCATTCAGTGTGAGTTCCGCCCAGGATAATCCCAATAAATATCAGATATGCTTTGTAGGTGTTGACGCCAGAGGTGAGCATTCCGAGGGTTTCCTGTTCTGGAAAGAGACCAAAGTCAATTACCAGGTGTCATGGAAATTGTGCGACTCCAGCGGGCGGGATGCCGAAATCAACACTTTGAATTATAAGATATACTGCTGGGCAGAAAAGGACAGTCTTAGTGATCATGACTCAAAAACAAGTCTGGATATCGGCGGCGGTTCCATGGCTGTTTTTGAAAATAGATTGGCCAAGACTCAGTACATCTTTCGTGTTGATGGAGTGAATAACAATGGCCGCTTGGTGGTGAAATCTCAGATTGCCAGGTCTATTTTCCCCACCCCCAAAGGGGGGGGGAATGGAACGATAAAGGTAAATCTGTTCAGTTTCACCGAATTTATGAAGGTCTATGACGAATCGACCGATCTGGGTAGGGCTTCATTTATTCTTATTTTTCTCTTCTTCATAATTGCCTGTCTTTTTATTGTCAGGTGTTTCTGGATTATGCGGCCAACGCGGTTATTTCCGACTGAGATGGAACTGAAGGAAAAGATAGATGACATTTATGATAAAATATATACTGACGGTAACTCATCGCCGGTAAATCCTGCGCAAACTAAGGAACTTCTTCAGAGATTGATGTCAACGCGGGAACAGTCCTGGGGTGTACATGCCAGGAAGGTTTTGGGGAAATTGCCTTTCTACCCGAACTTCCCCAAAAGATCACATGAGAAATTGACTGACTTTGGCGACCTGCCGACTATCACCATTGTCAAGGATGGTCTGAAGCAGCACAAGAATATCCCGGATCGTCAATGTATTCAGGAATATCTGGACCGGACGATTGAAGCCGAGGCGGCGAGATTGAAGAAACGTGGTTTCATTGATTGGCTCTGGAGTCTCGGATATACGGAACCGCTTCTCGGTCTCTATGGAACGGTTACCGGACTGGTGTCGGCTTTTGCCAATTATGGAAGCGATCCGGCCAAGTTTGCCCCTGGAATTTCCGAAGCTTTATGGACAACTGTATATGGGCTTACGACCGGTATTATCCTGATGCTGGCCCATTATTATTTCTCCAACAAGCTGGACCGGGTAATAACCACCTGGGAAGAGATGTCGTTGAAATTAGCAAAAGAATGCGATAAGTTGTAA